In Numidum massiliense, a single genomic region encodes these proteins:
- a CDS encoding glycosyltransferase family protein: MGHIRGIGRLLIGCVTENNTRYRSQALRLVQSIRWFGGSLNTADVIVCVVEQADPQFVAKVEEWGASVRIVKRFSKRHPHSNKLRFFEIPEIDNYDVVMLLDCDTIIVQDPTKYIDGKHLQAEMAMGESVPHHVFLKVFQHYDMKMPNRIFETAVNKRPIIWYCNAGVLIFPRTIVQSFYPIWKDYTVDITKKKGLLGEHYLFCEQVSLSLAYAKHPVPFKKLPLSMNFPLTNKSYSNVVQCDPVIIHYHRKVNKFGFIKNMTKSPSAQDRIAAFNRQARLQRKEATARYGTEKSAAKKEKPSS; encoded by the coding sequence GTGGGGCACATACGAGGGATTGGTCGCTTATTAATCGGTTGCGTCACGGAGAACAACACGCGTTACCGCTCGCAAGCGTTACGATTGGTACAGTCGATTCGCTGGTTCGGCGGCAGTCTCAATACAGCCGATGTGATCGTCTGTGTCGTCGAGCAAGCGGACCCGCAGTTCGTGGCCAAGGTTGAGGAATGGGGAGCAAGTGTGCGCATCGTGAAGCGCTTTAGTAAGCGCCATCCGCATTCCAACAAGTTACGTTTCTTCGAGATCCCCGAAATTGATAATTACGATGTCGTGATGTTACTGGATTGCGATACGATTATCGTGCAAGACCCGACAAAATATATTGACGGCAAACATTTACAAGCGGAGATGGCGATGGGAGAGTCGGTGCCGCATCACGTCTTTTTAAAAGTGTTTCAACATTACGACATGAAGATGCCGAATCGCATCTTCGAAACGGCCGTGAACAAACGGCCGATCATCTGGTACTGCAACGCCGGCGTATTAATCTTTCCGCGGACAATCGTGCAATCGTTCTATCCGATCTGGAAGGACTATACGGTGGACATTACGAAAAAGAAAGGTTTACTCGGTGAACACTATTTGTTTTGCGAACAAGTGTCGCTTAGTCTAGCTTATGCAAAACACCCCGTGCCATTTAAAAAACTCCCACTCAGTATGAATTTTCCGCTCACGAACAAGTCGTATAGTAACGTCGTCCAATGCGATCCGGTGATCATTCATTACCATCGGAAGGTCAACAAGTTTGGGTTCATTAAAAATATGACGAAAAGCCCCTCTGCGCAAGACAGAATTGCCGCGTTTAACAGGCAAGCGAGATTGCAGCGCAAAGAAGCGACTGCGCGTTATGGCACTGAAAAGAGCGCTGCAAAAAAAGAAAAACCATCATCATAA